The DNA segment CAGGACTATGACAAACAATTAGTCCCCTGAAAGGCACAGAACACAGCGGACTCGTCTCGGTGATGTCGGTTGCCATGGTGCATTAAGAATCTAGGTAAAAATCATACATTTTGTCGTGTTTACTTCCTTTAAATTCCCTACCCAATTCAAATCATCACACACCACTGCTACCCACCTACCAATCAGGATGAATGAAGATCAACAGGAAACCTCTGTTCTTGCTTTTAATGGGAAATGTGCAATGGAGGCCCAAGTAAATGTAAAGTGACAGAGCAAAAAAATACCACAATCCAGTACAGTTTACAGTTTCTGCAAATCTCTCAGCATCTCACCTCAGTAAGTCCTTTGATCTTCAGGTACCCACACAAATAAGAGTCTTCCTTGGTAACATGCTGaacgtaaagaaaaaaaaaaacattatcttcaCATCACACACGCATGACAGTGCGAGGTTCAATCCAATAGCCAACCAAATAAATTGCTAAGTGATTTAGTTAGATTGCAATTGTCCCTTGTACTTGCATTGTGGTGTCTAATgtcaatacatatttttacaggAGGCATCCTAACATCATGAACAGGATCAATCTACAGTACTGAATCATACACTGCTGCACatgtgaataattatttatttatttatttatttttaaaccaaagcCTCTAAAACTGTATCTAGTTCTTCTAAAATGTTACAAAATTGCAGATTGTCCTTAATTATGGTGCAACAAAGTAGGATAGGCAAGACTGTTTTTACATTAATAAACAATATTTCGCCTCCCAAAAAAACTGGTGAGGTATACCGAATGCCAAGTACTTCAACATGCACGCTAAATGTGTCTTCCAAAGAACGTGTCGTTACTGGCATGGGTACTGTATATGATCATAAATAGCAGGGTAAAAATGGGGTCAGCCAAAATTAGACCTGTCCCAGCTTACCTGCAGAACTACCTCCACATCGTAAGAGTTGCCTTTGCTCTTCTGGTGCCCGCGGAACTTGGAACCGCTGTAGAGGAGTGAGGTCGCGACACCAGGCTGCTGCGTGTTGATCGGGGGCGGTGGAATAAGTGAAGCCGAGGAGATCAAGGCCGCAGATCCGTTGCTGCAGGACTCAGTGCGGACCGGCATTATTATTCCTCCAGTACTGAAGCCCCGAACACTGTCGACGCTCTCAGGTGAGCAGCCGAGAGAATGGAGGGGGGAGAAATTGACGAGCCGGCTCACAGAACTCCCCAGGCCGCCAGTATCTGCGTTACCAGGGACCGCTATAACAGCAACATCCTCCCACCTGATTAGTCACGATGACGAATCTAGCAATAAACCTTTTCATTCATTGGCTGGGTGGCCGAAAAGTatcatgggagttgtagttctcaATTTCGCAGTATAAACTCGTCCTAACATGTGGCGTTTCAGGTTTTCTGCTAAACGTAACCCCGTCCTTCACCTATGCCGATTGGAAACGAAAGCTTACACGCTTTTTGATTGGATATCGTGGTCGGCAAAAACTACGAATGAAACGTCACATGCAGGGTCAATGCTATGGCTGCGTCCATGGCAGGAGTGTGTTATGAATGACACgggttttcattttcatttcaataaaaaacaagaaaacagcgAACTATTTCAAAATATACAATGTTCAATTTGAATGGATTCACACACGAAATAATACGTGTTTCTTCTTAGGGATGCCGAATTCAATATTGTTGTAATGTATCTGTACTACACTACACTTACAATATTATTAATACGTGTTTGTTAGAATAAAGTCGctctgttccccccccccccccaaaggctTATCTAACTAGTTTAAAGTAAATACTTTATTTCTATTAGTTTGGAAGTGTAACGACCTTGAAAATATGTTGCGGAATGCGCTACGTTTGTACTGTAAGGGTTCGCTTACCGTGTACTGCTGTCCAGTGATGACAAGACAGAAACAAACCTGCCATGTTTTGGAAAACAGACGGACATACTCATCAGCAATGTCAGGTATgtcttcagctttttttttttttttttttttgagttttcaaaatgtaaactgAAAGAATACGCGTGGGGAAACAAAGACTGCTTTACGAGCCACTGCTAGCTAGCTTTTTTTCTGGGCTAAGTACATTACTAGGCAAGCCGTAGAGACGAAACGTTGAGTTATAACGGTATGTTACTATATCTGGCTAAGACAAAATTGCTTAGGATACAACAGATGGTGTTATTTAAAATAGTAGTGCACAGTCTTTACAAACCTGCATTTTCTTTGCAACCTTTccgttttcttttttgtatctacagaaagaaagaaattttATCAGGATGTCAGTATTTCACATGGAGAAGGTACGTGATACAAGAATACAGACTTTCTGACACATTGATTTGTTGATTTACAGAATAtatcattatttctttttttttggtctctAATATTTTAAGGCGGAGTGTTTGAGATCAATCTGGACCACAGAAAGTTGAAAACTCCGGGTGGGAAGTTATTCACCGTCCCCAATGAGGCTCTGGCTGTGGCTGTAGCCACTGAGTGGGATGTGCAAAGAGATACTCTGAAGTTCTACACAATGCACATGGTAGGTCGAAAAATCCATTTTGGGGCGGATCTTCCTTATTACATCCCTTGTTACTGTGACCTACATAGGCACAACCCTTTTAACTGGGACAGGAATATAAACACAGACTATAAAGATGACATCACAACCCTCCTCACAAAAGCCTTTACCAATATACAGTAGCAATTTACAGAGCTTGTAATAATGTTGCCTATTGCCTTTCACAGACCACCTTGTGCAACACAGCTCTTGATAACCCGACACAGAGGAACAAGGATCAGATGATCGCAGCTGCCCTTAAGTATCTGGAGACAGACACAATCTGGTAAGAggtgatgaagatgatgatgatgatgatgaggagaaGCGtctctttcattttattttcttactaGTTTGCTTCTGAAATTGTAACTAGTGTCACACGGTGGTATCGGTCTCAATCAGTTTCTTGTATTTAGCTACAGGGTTGAGGAACCTCCAGGTTTGGTGCAGCTTCAGAAGACTGAATGGGACCCTGTTATGGACTGGATAGAAAAAAGGTAAATCTTGAGTCAATTTTAGGCTCCGAAGTACAGTATCCTGTGTACTTCAATCCTGTGAACACAATCCTAGCAGAAAGAagtgatatactgtaaaatataGTGTACCCAACATTATCTGATTTCCCCTTTGTTTTCATTCTGCTTTTATTTGCAGATACAATGTGGTGATAGGCTCCTCTTCAAATATAATGGGACCCACAATCCCAGAGGAGACTAAAGATACCTTTCGACAGCACCTGGCCTCCTTCAACTTCTGGGCTTTAACAGGTAAGAAGATGGGGCTCAGTTTTATATGCTGCACTGTGAAAGAATGATACGACAGGATTGAGCAAagttagaaaatgtaatttgcaaaTAGGCTTGTGTTTTAGAAATAGAATGtacgaaaaaaaacaacaattttgtTCTATTTCTTTGTTGTCAAGATCCTGTGTCCCCTGCCTTTAACATTACGTAGATGTATGGATGAATATCATATTGTGTTAATCCGTCCCAGGTTTGGAGTTTGTGATCACACAACTTAAATCAGTGATTCTGTCATTTGGATTAATCGACCGGCACCTCATGGTAGAAAAGGCAGTGCAGCTGTCCCGCTTGGAGGAAGAATTCCAGGTAAGAAAACTGtcagaacaaatacaaaaacttgtcattttaaaaagtccTAATACATGCAGGGATAGTGTATTAGTGGGGAGGAGTACTCTATATTCCACCAGTACATAATTTCTTAAAAGTATTTCTAGTATGATGTTTTGAACCCATGAGTATTTTGAATTTTGATCGTGTTTCATTGCCTTCCCAGATCCACCACTGGGGCAATGTGGAGTGGGCCCATGAGTACGACCTGCAGGAGCTCCGCTCTCGCACTGCAGCCGGGGTCCTGTTTGTGCACCTGTCTTCTGAGAGCGCCACTATGAAACGCAAACTTCTGCAAGACTTGGAGTTCCCCCAGCCCAGAAAACCATGGAACTGAAACCCAAACAATAAGAACCCAGGCTCCCCCCCACCCCTTCAGATATCACTTATTTCACATAAATGTACGTGGCCTAAATGTATACTGTCACATTTAAGAGGGATTATATCAACTAAACTAACTATGTACTTTAATAAAAGTAGTTTAGAAATCAAATTGATCTAGGTCCAACAATGTTCTGTTTTGGGAAATGAGTCCCAGACAAAGTCATCTGTGGATTAATGTCTTGTAGGATTAGTGTTCTGAAAAGGTCCACTCTGTCCAGTACAGATTCTACACAGTCAGGGAGGTCCAGGTTCTCCATATCATCCCACAGGTAATTGATGTGGATGTTGATCTCTGAAATCTGCTTGCAGTTCTGTCTCACTTCATCACTGTGCACCTGCAGAAGCACAAACTAAATGTAAGCTGTTCTGAAAATATGAAcccatttattatttacaatgcagTTCCAGGATATGCTACTAGAGGTGTGCTTATTCTTGTCTCCAGAAACTGCTAGGAAACAAGATGCAGGAGTGACAAACAACCGAAAACTAAATTTAGGCACAGGGAAGTTAACAATAGTGGCTCAGCAATGACAATGATTGGACATGGAGATACAACTTGGCATTCATACTGAACCAGTCAACAGTGAATAAGCAAAGTCACCAAAATCTATACTAAGTATACCTAGCAGAACCTCCCCTAAAACCCCTAGAAGACAGCTGCATGAAAGGATATATCCCCTGAACAAATTCAATGAAGATCTCAAGCAGCCTGCTCCAcagtgaaaataaaaggtttcaggGGGAAAGCTATAATGTGTTACTTTAGCCAACTGTGACTCATTACTGCTCTTAAATGGTTAGGTTACGTCCTTGGTGATCAGAAAATGCTGTGCTGCAGAATCGCATTTTTCCACATAATAGTTATCCATGTGGAACATCTGCAGGGGTATTGTGACCACACAAATGGGTCTGTAATAGGCTGAATTTTTCTGGATTGGAAGAATGGATTTAGGCTCTGGCTGGGGTTAATTCAGCGTTGACACGCTATCTATAGGATGACTGATGCTTGTGTATTTTGATGAGCTTACTAAAGAACGTTTTGATCCCCCTTGTTGCAGCCTCTTTACCTCCAGCTGGTCCAACAGTTGCAGCTCCAGCATCATGAGGGAGTCACACAGCTCATTGATCTCCTTGTTATACTGAGTAACGCGGGTCTCCAGCAGCGACATGTCAGTCAATTGATGCAGTTCCCTGTAAATCTGAATACACAGTTACTTTAGCCCTATTTTGCATGAGTGGTCAAAACAAGACAGTTTACTATAGTATACTACATTCAATACCACAGTATACTATAGTGTTTTGGCCACGAACATAGAATACTATTTTCACAAT comes from the Acipenser ruthenus chromosome 13, fAciRut3.2 maternal haplotype, whole genome shotgun sequence genome and includes:
- the LOC117418517 gene encoding ATP synthase mitochondrial F1 complex assembly factor 2-like, producing the protein MLRNALRLYCKGSLTVYCCPVMTRQKQTCHVLENRRTYSSAMSERKKFYQDVSISHGEGGVFEINLDHRKLKTPGGKLFTVPNEALAVAVATEWDVQRDTLKFYTMHMTTLCNTALDNPTQRNKDQMIAAALKYLETDTICYRVEEPPGLVQLQKTEWDPVMDWIEKRYNVVIGSSSNIMGPTIPEETKDTFRQHLASFNFWALTGLEFVITQLKSVILSFGLIDRHLMVEKAVQLSRLEEEFQIHHWGNVEWAHEYDLQELRSRTAAGVLFVHLSSESATMKRKLLQDLEFPQPRKPWN